A genomic window from bacterium includes:
- a CDS encoding phosphatidylglycerophosphatase A has product MIKHAIAFFATGCFVGRIPLAPGTWGTVVGLGLYWLVRTLPPLSYAIFTVTFIIFAIWVAGRAQSIFEEVDPPQVVIDEVAGLLVTMAFHRPSFALAVVGFVLFRIFDIVKPPPVRWIERRFSDGKGVVLDDVMAGVYASISLFVLEFVLPAMGIQGINWW; this is encoded by the coding sequence TTGATAAAGCACGCGATCGCATTCTTCGCCACTGGCTGCTTCGTCGGCCGCATACCGCTCGCCCCCGGCACATGGGGCACCGTCGTCGGGCTGGGGCTATACTGGCTCGTGCGCACGCTTCCGCCGCTGTCGTACGCGATCTTCACAGTCACCTTCATCATATTCGCGATCTGGGTCGCCGGCCGCGCGCAGTCGATCTTCGAAGAGGTCGACCCGCCGCAGGTGGTGATCGATGAGGTCGCCGGCCTCCTGGTCACCATGGCCTTTCATCGGCCGTCGTTCGCGCTCGCGGTGGTGGGCTTCGTGCTCTTCCGCATATTCGACATCGTAAAACCCCCGCCGGTCCGCTGGATCGAACGCCGTTTCTCGGACGGCAAGGGCGTGGTGCTGGACGACGTGATGGCCGGCGTTTACGCGAGCATATCGCTCTTCGTCCTGGAGTTCGTGCTCCCGGCCATGGGCATCCAGGGGATCAACTGGTGGTAG